A window of the Desulfobacula toluolica Tol2 genome harbors these coding sequences:
- a CDS encoding chemotaxis protein CheB, with product MPTKKKKVLIAKEKFLETVDQEKKIKKSDRFFIVGIGASAGGLETLNVFFSIMPPDSGMAFVIIQHLSPQHKSIMASLLEKQTRMAVKQIEDGTKVLPNHVYLNPPGKNVAMFNRSLHLIEPMKTGVINMPVDFFFRSLSEDQKGKAIGIILSGTASDGTLGIKAIKSEGGMAMVQQPDTAKYDGMPRSAVETGLIDFVLPVEKMPEALTRYTQHPYLGLPDKIKITDSPNKNYIQKIFALIRSKTGHDFSHYKPNTISRRIERRLAVHQITRLSDYIQFIQKNPVEIDTLFKNLVIGVTSFFRDPEVFEVIEKEVIPNMLKDKPPDSTIRFWVTGCSTGEEAYSLAIIVSEIMDNIKKYFNVRIFATDIDPSAIDIARRGIYPENICADISPERLYQFFTKTHDGFHVKKQIRDMIVFSIQNVIKDPPFSRLDLVSCRNLLIYMDSTLQKKNIPLFHYTLNPGGILLLGTSESIGEHTDLFEPFNSKLKIFIRSKSFVGKGIDFSGKIYHDAQPGIKADEDVHLSAKTDIQAVIERTILDVYAPAGVLINDKYEILYFAGITAKYLSPPTGKPSFNVLDMACGDLKNKLTIALHKAAQKKTATVCKDVKISRNGTFCSIDILIRPITDQGLPKGSMLIMFDDKIPADASGEKTMGAVKTRKKSMALQSLEQELQSTREYLQATIEELETSNEELKSANEELQSFNEEIQSSNEELETSKEELQSTNEELATVNAELQTKVEEYSKTRNDMNNLLAATEIATLFIDTNLCIKNYTPAADNLINLIRTDIGRPLDDLKTCFGDVNLVGLARNVLKDLNTIEIEILSLDDIWYTLKMIPYRTVENLIDGVVMTFINVNKIKQADKFRRLATVLEDSNDAITVLGLNGDIRAWNKGAQAMYGWTESEALKMNISEFLPKDKQGELNSIIEKLKRHEPIPPFKSRRKTSTGKNLEVWLTITALMDETGQPIEIATTERNLAWLIEK from the coding sequence ATGCCGACAAAGAAGAAAAAAGTACTTATAGCCAAAGAAAAATTTTTGGAAACAGTTGATCAAGAGAAAAAAATCAAAAAAAGCGACCGTTTCTTCATCGTCGGGATCGGTGCTTCAGCCGGTGGTCTGGAAACCCTCAATGTTTTTTTTTCCATCATGCCGCCCGACAGTGGTATGGCATTTGTGATCATTCAGCATTTGAGTCCGCAGCACAAAAGCATTATGGCATCGCTTCTGGAAAAGCAAACTCGTATGGCTGTCAAGCAGATTGAAGATGGCACAAAGGTTTTGCCAAACCATGTTTATCTGAATCCCCCGGGCAAAAATGTGGCCATGTTCAATCGCAGCCTTCATTTAATAGAGCCGATGAAAACTGGTGTCATTAATATGCCGGTTGATTTCTTTTTCAGATCCCTGTCGGAAGATCAGAAGGGAAAAGCCATCGGCATCATCCTGTCAGGGACGGCATCAGATGGAACACTGGGAATTAAAGCGATCAAAAGTGAAGGGGGAATGGCCATGGTCCAGCAGCCGGACACGGCAAAATACGATGGCATGCCCAGAAGTGCTGTCGAAACCGGGCTTATTGATTTTGTCCTTCCGGTTGAAAAAATGCCGGAAGCGTTAACCCGGTATACACAGCATCCATACCTTGGATTACCGGACAAAATCAAAATCACAGACTCTCCGAATAAAAATTATATTCAGAAAATTTTTGCTCTGATCCGCAGCAAAACCGGCCACGATTTTTCCCACTACAAACCAAACACCATTTCCCGCAGAATTGAGCGCCGTCTTGCCGTTCATCAGATAACAAGGTTGTCTGACTATATTCAGTTCATTCAGAAAAATCCCGTTGAAATAGACACTCTTTTTAAAAACCTTGTCATAGGGGTAACCAGTTTTTTCAGAGACCCGGAAGTCTTTGAAGTCATTGAAAAAGAGGTGATTCCAAATATGTTAAAAGACAAACCACCGGACTCGACAATCCGTTTCTGGGTTACTGGCTGCTCAACCGGTGAAGAGGCATATTCACTGGCCATAATTGTTTCTGAAATAATGGATAACATCAAAAAATATTTCAATGTCAGAATTTTTGCCACGGATATTGATCCTTCTGCCATAGACATTGCCCGTCGGGGAATTTACCCGGAGAATATCTGTGCGGATATTTCCCCTGAACGTTTATATCAATTTTTCACAAAAACCCATGATGGTTTTCATGTTAAAAAGCAGATCCGGGACATGATTGTTTTTTCAATTCAAAACGTCATTAAGGACCCGCCATTTTCACGATTGGATCTGGTGAGCTGCCGGAATCTTTTGATTTATATGGACAGCACTCTCCAGAAAAAAAATATTCCTCTGTTTCATTACACCTTGAATCCGGGAGGCATATTGTTACTGGGAACATCAGAGAGTATTGGGGAACATACGGATCTTTTTGAGCCGTTCAACAGTAAATTGAAAATTTTTATACGGAGTAAATCCTTTGTGGGCAAAGGGATAGATTTTTCCGGTAAAATCTACCATGATGCACAGCCGGGAATCAAAGCGGATGAAGATGTACATCTGTCTGCGAAAACGGATATTCAAGCCGTTATTGAAAGAACGATTCTTGATGTCTATGCTCCTGCCGGGGTTTTGATAAACGACAAATATGAAATTCTTTATTTCGCAGGAATAACAGCCAAATACTTATCACCGCCCACTGGAAAACCAAGCTTTAATGTACTGGATATGGCCTGCGGAGATTTAAAAAACAAACTGACAATAGCCCTTCACAAAGCAGCTCAAAAGAAAACGGCCACGGTCTGTAAGGATGTGAAAATTAGCCGGAATGGTACTTTTTGTAGTATCGACATATTGATTCGACCGATAACAGACCAGGGGCTGCCAAAAGGATCTATGCTGATCATGTTTGACGATAAAATTCCTGCAGATGCGTCAGGTGAAAAAACAATGGGAGCTGTCAAGACCCGAAAAAAAAGTATGGCCCTGCAAAGTCTTGAGCAGGAGCTTCAATCAACCCGGGAATATCTTCAGGCAACAATTGAGGAGCTGGAAACTTCCAATGAAGAGCTTAAGTCAGCCAATGAAGAACTGCAATCTTTTAATGAGGAGATACAAAGCTCCAATGAAGAGCTGGAAACCTCCAAGGAAGAGCTTCAATCTACAAACGAGGAACTGGCAACAGTCAATGCGGAGCTTCAAACTAAAGTAGAAGAGTACTCCAAGACCAGAAATGATATGAACAACCTTCTGGCTGCTACTGAAATTGCCACACTTTTCATTGATACGAACCTGTGTATCAAAAACTACACCCCTGCTGCCGACAACTTAATAAATCTGATCCGGACCGATATCGGCAGGCCGCTCGATGACCTCAAAACTTGTTTTGGGGATGTCAATCTTGTAGGTTTGGCCAGAAATGTCCTCAAAGATCTCAATACCATTGAAATAGAAATCTTGTCTTTGGATGATATCTGGTATACCTTGAAGATGATTCCCTATCGGACGGTTGAGAATCTCATTGATGGCGTGGTGATGACCTTTATCAATGTAAACAAAATAAAACAGGCGGACAAATTCAGGCGGCTGGCAACAGTTTTGGAGGATTCTAATGATGCCATTACCGTTCTGGGCCTAAACGGTGATATACGGGCCTGGAACAAGGGTGCGCAGGCAATGTACGGCTGGACTGAATCTGAGGCGCTTAAAATGAATATCAGCGAATTTCTGCCCAAGGACAAACAAGGCGAACTGAATTCGATCATTGAAAAATTAAAAAGACATGAACCCATCCCCCCATTCAAAAGCAGGAGGAAGACAAGTACCGGGAAAAATCTGGAGGTATGGTTGACTATCACGGCTTTAATGGATGAAACAGGTCAGCCCATTGAGATTGCAACAACAGAAAGGAATCTTGCTTGGTTGATCGAAAAATAA
- a CDS encoding PAS domain-containing sensor histidine kinase — protein MGNKKEIPDNSELRQRAEKALKVSSVNNDCPVEFSPDEMKTLIHDLEVHQIELEMQNDELRRFQAELYTERARYFDLYNMAPVGFFSINEQKLIFECNLTAAKMLGTTRSTIVKQPVTRFILKEDQDIYYLHNKQLFETDVPQECDLRMLKNNGSAIWVRLATTVVQNSEGITSRRMVMSDITERKKVENILKERETFLKTLINAIPIPVFYKDKKGRYLEFNEAFEVFFGKKREDLIGKSVFDISPRHLAEKYTAQDNELFAIGGKQQYESQVKNTNGKLRDVIFSTSVVPGNKGSFIGLIGAILDITDRKRDEEDISNLRNYLSNIIDSMPSVIIGVDKDGRVNQWNHKAQIITGISKESAKGQLFEKAFPLLSSESERLKQAISMRKICSNPRQFRKEEDQVIFENITIYPLTANGRAGAVVRVDDVTEQVKLEEMMVQSEKMLSLGGFSAAMAHEINNPLAGVIQNTNVLSNRLTMKDMPANIKAAESSGTTMEAIHEFMHARKVPRMLEAITESGLRIADIVRNILSFSRKSDSFFSTHNPKVLMEKILALASSGYDLKKKFDFKSIVIEKKYEKDLPVIVCRGSEIQQVLLNVFNNGAYAMFEKQFSEKDYQPKFCLKLSEEREFNMLRIEVKDNGPGIDKETCKRIFEPFFTTKPIGSGTGLGLSVSYFIITKNHNGTMEVESELGKGTNFIIRLPMGACSIKDKHLFGLGEF, from the coding sequence ATGGGCAATAAGAAAGAAATTCCGGATAATTCTGAACTCAGGCAAAGAGCCGAAAAGGCATTGAAAGTATCATCTGTTAACAATGACTGCCCTGTTGAATTTTCTCCTGATGAAATGAAGACTCTGATTCATGATCTTGAGGTTCATCAAATCGAACTGGAAATGCAGAACGATGAACTGAGAAGATTCCAGGCGGAATTGTACACTGAACGAGCTCGCTATTTTGACTTGTACAATATGGCCCCGGTAGGCTTTTTTAGCATCAACGAGCAGAAGCTGATCTTTGAATGCAATCTCACCGCTGCCAAAATGCTGGGAACAACCCGGAGTACTATTGTCAAACAGCCTGTCACCCGGTTTATCCTGAAAGAAGATCAAGACATATACTATCTGCATAACAAACAGCTTTTTGAAACCGATGTTCCGCAGGAGTGTGATCTCAGGATGCTGAAAAATAACGGCTCGGCAATTTGGGTGCGCTTGGCAACAACCGTTGTGCAGAATTCCGAAGGCATCACATCAAGGCGAATGGTGATGAGCGACATCACCGAGCGCAAAAAGGTTGAAAATATCCTGAAGGAAAGGGAAACTTTTCTTAAAACGCTGATCAATGCGATACCCATACCGGTTTTCTATAAAGACAAAAAGGGTCGATATCTTGAATTCAACGAAGCGTTTGAAGTTTTTTTTGGGAAAAAGAGGGAAGATCTGATAGGCAAGTCCGTATTTGATATCAGCCCAAGGCATTTGGCGGAAAAATATACTGCACAAGACAATGAGCTGTTTGCGATCGGTGGTAAACAGCAATACGAATCTCAGGTCAAAAATACAAATGGCAAACTGCGGGATGTGATCTTCAGCACATCTGTTGTTCCGGGCAACAAGGGCTCTTTTATCGGCCTGATCGGAGCAATATTGGATATCACGGACCGAAAGAGAGATGAAGAAGATATCAGTAATTTACGCAATTATCTTTCCAATATTATCGACTCCATGCCCTCGGTGATAATCGGAGTGGACAAAGATGGTCGAGTGAACCAATGGAACCATAAAGCACAAATAATAACAGGGATATCAAAAGAATCAGCAAAAGGACAATTATTTGAAAAAGCCTTCCCGCTTCTTTCAAGTGAGTCAGAGCGTTTAAAACAAGCCATTAGCATGAGGAAAATATGCTCAAATCCACGGCAGTTCAGAAAAGAGGAAGATCAGGTAATATTTGAAAATATCACCATCTATCCTTTGACGGCTAACGGGCGGGCAGGTGCGGTTGTCAGGGTTGATGATGTTACGGAACAAGTTAAATTGGAAGAAATGATGGTTCAGTCAGAGAAGATGCTTTCTCTTGGCGGCTTTTCAGCCGCTATGGCCCATGAGATCAATAATCCTTTGGCCGGTGTTATCCAAAATACAAATGTATTGTCAAATCGATTAACCATGAAGGATATGCCTGCCAATATAAAAGCGGCGGAATCATCCGGAACAACAATGGAAGCTATTCATGAATTCATGCATGCCCGTAAAGTTCCCCGAATGCTTGAGGCGATAACAGAATCGGGTTTAAGAATTGCTGATATAGTGAGAAATATCCTGAGTTTTTCACGAAAAAGCGACTCTTTTTTTTCAACTCATAACCCAAAAGTTCTTATGGAAAAAATTTTGGCATTGGCTTCATCAGGCTATGATTTAAAGAAAAAATTTGACTTTAAATCCATTGTTATTGAAAAAAAGTATGAAAAGGATCTGCCAGTGATTGTCTGTAGAGGAAGTGAAATTCAGCAGGTTTTATTGAATGTTTTTAATAATGGTGCATATGCCATGTTTGAAAAACAATTTTCAGAAAAGGATTATCAACCAAAATTTTGTCTCAAGCTTTCAGAAGAAAGAGAATTCAATATGCTACGGATTGAAGTTAAAGATAATGGGCCTGGGATTGATAAAGAGACTTGTAAAAGGATTTTTGAACCTTTTTTTACAACAAAACCGATTGGTTCTGGTACGGGTCTTGGCTTGTCTGTCTCTTATTTTATCATAACCAAGAATCACAATGGAACAATGGAAGTTGAATCTGAATTAGGAAAAGGCACTAATTTTATAATTCGTCTGCCGATGGGCGCTTGCAGCATCAAAGACAAACATCTGTTCGGCCTCGGAGAATTTTAA
- a CDS encoding Thivi_2564 family membrane protein has protein sequence MDLMQFVITLAIIGALLWVVNAYIPMDRKIKQILNIVMVVAVALWVCNLFGVFDFFQGFHIGK, from the coding sequence ATGGATCTTATGCAGTTCGTAATCACTTTAGCAATTATCGGGGCACTGCTGTGGGTTGTAAATGCTTATATCCCGATGGACAGGAAGATCAAGCAGATCCTGAACATCGTCATGGTGGTTGCTGTAGCACTATGGGTGTGCAACCTGTTCGGCGTGTTTGATTTCTTTCAAGGATTTCACATTGGCAAATAA
- a CDS encoding OmpA family protein, which translates to MKVFSMKIIPLLLGTLFLFGCYARQQVHSIPDFTATQFDSNEYASAVDNFLIIMDASSSMDDDYMGNKKFIIALEIINRLNLTLPELLQNGGLRSFGHDKAVSEKNTVLFYGMEPYSTKALKEKLNLIKTSGGTSPMHSALTEAGQDLNGVSGKTAMVIISDGQEAYGMGHSITLAAAQALKNQLGPGLCYYPVIIGDNNKGTDLMEKISGMGECGFATNADTLLTGDGMARFVKDVFLTQKTIRPMAPKDSDNDGVTDNMDKCPGTPHGTMVNADGCPPVTQKPAPAITETLNAQGAWVIDEAYFDFDKAVVKPSAFEFLDNIAEFLKNNPEVFININGHTDNIGTKAYNDVLSLRRAEAVKTYLTNKGIEKNRLACQGFAFSKPVASNKTDKGRALNRRVEIYPVK; encoded by the coding sequence ATGAAAGTATTCAGTATGAAAATAATTCCGTTATTATTGGGAACTTTGTTCCTGTTCGGGTGTTATGCCCGACAGCAGGTTCATTCTATTCCGGACTTTACCGCAACCCAATTTGATTCAAACGAATATGCTTCTGCCGTGGATAATTTTTTGATTATTATGGATGCATCAAGCTCTATGGATGATGATTACATGGGGAATAAAAAATTTATCATTGCCCTTGAAATAATAAACCGCCTGAATCTGACCCTGCCGGAACTGTTGCAAAACGGAGGCCTTAGATCTTTTGGTCATGACAAGGCTGTATCTGAAAAAAATACGGTTCTTTTTTACGGCATGGAACCCTATTCCACAAAGGCACTGAAAGAAAAGCTGAATCTGATAAAAACCTCTGGAGGAACAAGTCCCATGCATTCGGCTTTGACTGAAGCCGGGCAGGATCTCAATGGCGTTTCCGGCAAAACCGCAATGGTTATTATCAGTGACGGCCAGGAAGCATACGGAATGGGGCATTCCATAACCCTGGCAGCGGCTCAGGCACTTAAGAATCAGCTGGGCCCAGGACTTTGCTATTATCCTGTCATTATTGGGGATAATAACAAAGGAACAGATCTCATGGAAAAAATCTCCGGTATGGGTGAATGCGGATTTGCCACAAATGCGGATACGCTTTTGACAGGTGACGGCATGGCACGGTTTGTCAAAGATGTTTTCCTTACTCAAAAAACAATTAGGCCGATGGCTCCCAAAGACAGTGACAATGACGGCGTTACGGATAATATGGACAAATGTCCGGGAACCCCTCATGGAACCATGGTAAATGCTGACGGATGTCCTCCTGTAACACAGAAGCCTGCCCCAGCCATAACCGAAACTTTGAATGCACAAGGTGCCTGGGTGATTGATGAGGCCTATTTTGATTTTGATAAAGCTGTTGTCAAACCCTCGGCCTTTGAGTTCCTTGACAATATTGCAGAATTTTTAAAAAACAATCCTGAAGTTTTTATTAACATCAATGGTCATACAGACAATATTGGAACCAAAGCCTATAATGATGTCCTGTCCCTGAGACGTGCCGAGGCAGTAAAGACATATCTTACAAACAAGGGGATAGAGAAAAACCGGTTGGCTTGCCAGGGATTTGCATTTTCCAAACCGGTAGCTTCCAACAAGACAGATAAAGGCCGGGCATTGAACCGACGTGTTGAGATTTATCCTGTAAAATAG
- a CDS encoding pyruvate kinase: MLNRNQKYRINFGQVLTIPKIKIVCTISDTPGMIRKLIAVGMRIARLNFSHGTHGEHEKKI, translated from the coding sequence ATGTTAAATCGAAATCAAAAATACCGAATTAATTTTGGTCAGGTACTTACCATACCCAAAATAAAAATCGTCTGCACCATCAGTGACACACCCGGGATGATTCGCAAATTGATTGCAGTCGGTATGCGGATTGCCCGATTGAATTTTTCTCACGGGACACATGGCGAGCATGAAAAAAAAATCTGA
- a CDS encoding BON domain-containing protein, whose protein sequence is MRNLNFIRCFFIGLFLFVFVAGCAGTYQKESTGEYIDDSVLTTKVKTKIFNDPELKVLQINVETFKGVVQLSGFVNSAKASARAVEVARSVRGVQSVKNSLVIKN, encoded by the coding sequence ATGAGAAATTTAAATTTCATCAGATGTTTTTTCATCGGACTGTTTCTGTTTGTCTTTGTTGCCGGGTGTGCCGGAACATATCAAAAGGAAAGCACAGGCGAATATATAGATGACAGCGTGCTGACCACCAAGGTCAAGACAAAAATATTTAATGACCCTGAACTCAAGGTACTCCAGATCAATGTTGAAACTTTCAAGGGAGTGGTACAGCTGAGCGGGTTTGTAAATTCAGCCAAGGCCTCTGCCAGAGCGGTGGAAGTCGCACGCTCGGTAAGGGGCGTTCAATCGGTTAAAAACAGCCTTGTCATCAAAAATTAA
- a CDS encoding bifunctional acetate--CoA ligase family protein/GNAT family N-acetyltransferase yields MGQYNLKNLFDPHRIAVVGASETPGTIGNALMKNLICGGFSGSLLPVNPKHKTLHEHECVQSIRDLDTEVDLAIIATPIHSTIDIVHDCIEKKVRSAIIISAGGKEIGKQGREIETKIQHAASAGGLRILGPNCMGILRPGINLNASFASEMPLTGNLGFVSQSGAICSAILDMAFKERIGFSHFVSIGSMLDIDFGDMIDYLGNDPTTKSILLYIENLTNVRKFMSAARSVSRVKPIIVLKSGRSPAGAKAAASHTGAMAGEDAVYDAAFKRAGIVRVESIEELFDCAELMAKQPLPMGPRLAILTNGGGPGVMAADTLAKYGKNPGALDPETMAAFDAFLPPFWSRDNPIDILGDASARRFGQAMEVCFNSNNLDSILVILAPQAVTDPLSVAQALISAFSSRKYPVFACWMGGKQIEAAVNALNEAGIPTYDTPERAVRAFLYMVEYAKNLEMLLEVPPKIIGNMDFDPEKASSLITGVTDFIPEADAAEILRAYGMPMIRIKTAKTESEALSIGRETGFPLVMKIMSPDIIHKTDAGGVQLDLRSDKDVSQAYNRIISSAARYNPDAKIEGVTIQPYLPNPDFEILLGAKRDPNFGPVILFGMGGIYTEALKDRSLGLPPMNRLLARHLMQETKVYALLKGFRNRPAADMEKLEEMIIRLSQLLIDFPQIAELDMNPVLIKDGSPAAVDARIRISPIDVPSSLHLVIGPYPEENESHMRSSDGRRIFIRPVKPEDAPIFTELFKKLTPTTIYFRFFGRLKELKPKLLARFTQIDYDREIALVALDEDAQTDILLGVARIINEPDGETGEFAILVGDTWQGKGIGSNLLKKCLSIAQKHGLKKVHGIVLAQNRNMLALGKKLGFDISREPGSSDNQLVIHLGDNVS; encoded by the coding sequence AGTGAAACGCCTGGAACCATTGGCAATGCATTGATGAAAAACCTTATCTGCGGGGGATTTTCCGGAAGTTTGCTGCCGGTGAATCCCAAACATAAGACACTGCACGAACATGAATGTGTTCAATCCATTCGCGATCTTGATACAGAGGTAGACCTTGCCATTATAGCCACACCCATTCACAGCACCATTGATATAGTGCATGACTGTATTGAAAAAAAGGTAAGGAGCGCGATCATTATCTCTGCAGGAGGAAAGGAAATCGGCAAACAGGGCAGAGAGATAGAAACCAAGATACAACATGCCGCCTCTGCCGGCGGGCTTCGAATACTGGGACCCAATTGCATGGGAATTCTCCGGCCCGGTATAAATCTGAATGCCAGTTTTGCATCTGAAATGCCCCTGACCGGGAACCTGGGATTCGTCTCCCAGAGCGGTGCCATCTGTTCAGCCATTCTGGATATGGCCTTTAAGGAGCGCATTGGATTCAGCCATTTTGTCAGCATCGGTTCCATGCTGGATATCGATTTCGGAGACATGATTGATTATCTCGGTAATGACCCAACAACAAAAAGCATTTTATTGTATATTGAAAACCTGACAAATGTTCGCAAATTCATGAGTGCTGCCCGTTCGGTGTCCCGTGTGAAACCCATTATTGTGCTTAAATCCGGCAGGAGTCCTGCAGGTGCCAAGGCTGCAGCCTCTCACACAGGTGCCATGGCAGGAGAAGATGCGGTTTATGACGCAGCCTTCAAGCGTGCCGGCATCGTGCGGGTGGAGTCTATTGAAGAGCTTTTTGACTGTGCAGAGCTCATGGCCAAGCAACCGCTTCCAATGGGCCCCAGGCTTGCAATTCTTACCAATGGCGGAGGTCCGGGTGTAATGGCGGCGGACACCCTTGCCAAGTATGGAAAAAATCCTGGAGCACTTGATCCTGAAACCATGGCAGCATTTGACGCGTTCCTGCCGCCTTTCTGGAGCCGGGATAACCCCATCGATATCCTTGGGGATGCATCTGCCCGAAGATTTGGTCAAGCCATGGAGGTCTGCTTTAATTCAAATAATCTGGATAGCATCCTGGTTATTCTGGCACCCCAGGCCGTGACTGATCCGCTTTCAGTGGCCCAAGCTCTTATCAGTGCCTTTAGCAGCCGCAAATATCCGGTCTTTGCCTGCTGGATGGGCGGCAAACAAATAGAGGCGGCTGTTAATGCGCTGAATGAAGCCGGGATTCCGACCTATGATACTCCGGAACGGGCGGTTCGGGCGTTTTTATATATGGTTGAATATGCGAAAAATCTTGAAATGCTTTTGGAAGTTCCTCCCAAAATAATCGGGAATATGGATTTTGACCCTGAAAAAGCCAGCAGTCTTATCACCGGAGTAACAGATTTCATACCCGAAGCAGATGCCGCAGAAATTCTCAGGGCATATGGCATGCCCATGATCAGGATAAAAACTGCAAAGACAGAATCAGAGGCTTTGAGTATCGGCCGGGAAACAGGATTCCCCCTGGTAATGAAAATCATGTCCCCCGATATCATTCACAAAACCGATGCCGGCGGTGTCCAGCTTGATTTGCGGAGCGATAAAGATGTTTCCCAAGCCTACAACCGGATTATTTCCTCAGCCGCCAGGTATAACCCTGATGCAAAAATTGAAGGCGTAACAATCCAGCCCTATTTGCCTAACCCTGATTTTGAAATTTTATTGGGTGCCAAGCGTGACCCCAATTTCGGCCCGGTGATCCTGTTCGGAATGGGCGGAATTTATACCGAAGCCTTAAAAGACAGGTCTCTCGGGCTTCCTCCCATGAATCGCCTTCTTGCCCGGCACCTCATGCAGGAAACCAAAGTATATGCGTTATTAAAAGGATTTCGGAACCGGCCGGCCGCAGACATGGAAAAACTCGAAGAAATGATCATCCGGCTCTCCCAACTTCTGATTGATTTCCCTCAAATTGCCGAACTGGACATGAATCCTGTTCTGATCAAGGACGGCAGTCCTGCAGCAGTGGATGCAAGAATACGGATTTCCCCCATTGATGTGCCGTCCTCCCTGCATCTGGTCATCGGTCCATACCCTGAAGAAAATGAGTCTCATATGAGAAGCAGCGACGGCCGCAGAATTTTTATTCGGCCGGTCAAGCCGGAGGACGCCCCTATTTTTACGGAATTATTCAAAAAACTTACCCCTACAACGATTTATTTCCGTTTTTTCGGAAGATTAAAAGAGTTAAAGCCCAAGCTTCTGGCCCGGTTCACCCAGATTGACTATGATCGAGAGATTGCCTTGGTCGCCCTGGATGAAGATGCTCAAACCGATATCCTGCTGGGGGTAGCCAGAATCATCAATGAACCAGATGGAGAGACCGGTGAATTTGCCATTCTGGTGGGAGATACCTGGCAAGGCAAGGGCATTGGTTCAAACCTGTTGAAAAAATGTCTGTCTATTGCTCAAAAACATGGATTAAAAAAAGTTCACGGCATCGTTTTAGCGCAGAACAGGAATATGCTGGCGCTGGGGAAAAAACTGGGGTTTGACATCAGCAGGGAGCCTGGCTCCAGCGACAATCAACTGGTCATCCATCTGGGAGATAACGTATCATGA